In Canis lupus dingo isolate Sandy chromosome 1, ASM325472v2, whole genome shotgun sequence, a single genomic region encodes these proteins:
- the ZNF526 gene encoding zinc finger protein 526 has protein sequence MAEVAAEVAELPTQMSPGAVEMAIPMLGEMTEMSTEVTEMTPGEALASSLFFQHHQFMCSECGSLYNTLEEVLSHQEQHVPNVTEDEALATQDPGLEPELLAGSDDGPFQCGECSQLILSPSELLAHQDAHLRESASQIQYQCGDCQELFPSPELWVAHRKAQHLSAAAAEPPGPPPLPPPTPPPPPPAPPEVKMEPYECPECSTLCATPEEFLEHQGTHFDSLEKEEQNGLEEEEEEEEEEDDEEETEEEEEAVAEVGDDATGGDRATAGPAQGCGDCPQHRTSAEARRRHRRASRGPTSTAHPFHCNQCQRSFSSANRLLAHGRAHVGGTHECTTCSKVFKKAASLEQHLRLHRGEARYLCVDCGRGFGTELTLVAHRRAHTANPLHRCRCGKTFSNMTKFLYHRRTHAGKSGAPPVAASSSSSSASPAPTMPAPPPPPPAPPAQLPCPQCPKSFASASRLSRHRRAVHGPPERRHRCGVCGKGFKKLVHVRNHLRTHTGERPFQCHSCGKTFASLANLSRHQLTHTGVRPYQCLDCGKRFTQSSNLQQHRRLHLRPVAFARAPRLPITGLYNKSPYYCGTCGRWFHALAGLRLHQRVHARARAVTLPPPRSPPPAPPPPPEPQQTIMCTELGETIAIIETSQPLALEDTLQLCQAALGASEASGLLQLDTAFV, from the coding sequence ATGGCAGAGGTAGCGGCTGAGGTGGCTGAGCTTCCAACACAGATGTCACCAGGGGCAGTAGAGATGGCAATACCAATGTTAGGGGAGATGACAGAGATGTCAACAGAGGTGACAGAGATGACCCCTGGGGAGGCCCTGGCCTCATCCCTTTTCTTTCAGCATCACCAGTTCATGTGCTCTGAGTGTGGCAGCCTTTACAATACACTGGAGGAAGTCCTGTCACACCAGGAGCAGCATGTGCCCAATGTCACCGAGGACGAGGCTCTGGCCACCCAGGATCCAGGCTTGGAGCCAGAACTCCTGGCAGGGTCTGACGATGGGCCCTTCCAGTGTGGGGAGTGCAGCCAGCTCATCCTGTCCCCCAGTGAGCTCCTGGCCCACCAGGACGCCCACCTCCGGGAGTCTGCAAGCCAGATCCAGTACCAGTGTGGGGACTGCCAGGAGCTCTTCCCCTCGCCTGAGCTATGGGTGGCTCATCGCAAGGCCCAGCACCTTTCTGCTgcagcagctgagccacccgggccacccccgctgcccccaccaacgccaccacctccacctcctgctccccctgAAGTGAAGATGGAGCCCTATGAGTGTCCTGAGTGCTCGACTCTCTGTGCCACTCCTGAGGAGTTCTTGGAGCATCAGGGCACCCACTTTGACTCCCTAGAGAAAGAGGAGCAGAATggtctggaggaggaggaggaagaggaagaggaggaagacgatgaggaagagacagaggaggaagaggaggcggTGGCGGAGGTTGGCGATGATGCCACAGGAGGCGACAGGGCCACAGCTGGTCCAGCCCAGGGCTGTGGGGATTGTCCCCAGCACCGGACTTCAGCAGAGGCCCGCCGGCGGCACCGACGGGCATCCCGGGGCCCCACATCGACAGCCCACCCCTTCCACTGCAACCAGTGCCAGCGCAGCTTTAGCTCGGCAAACCGGCTGCTGGCACACGGGCGGGCCCATGTCGGCGGCACACACGAATGTACCACGTGCTCCAAGGTGTTCAAGAAGGCGGCCTCCCTGGAGCAGCACCTGCGGCTGCACCGCGGGGAAGCCCGCTACCTGTGTGTGGACTGTGGCCGCGGCTTCGGCACGGAGCTCACATTGGTGGCTCACCGGCGGGCACACACTGCCAACCCCTTGCACCGCTGCCGTTGTGGCAAGACATTCAGCAACATGACCAAGTTTCTCTACCACCGACGCACACATGCGGGCAAGAGCGGGGCGCCCCCTGTGgcggcctcctcttcctcctcctcagcttcCCCGGCACCCACCATGCCCGCACCTCCCCcgccaccccctgcaccccccgcccaGCTGCCCTGCCCACAGTGCCCCAAGTCATTTGCCTCGGCTTCCCGGCTCTCCCGGCACCGGCGCGCGGTCCACGGACCCCCCGAGCGGCGGCACCGCTGCGGCGTCTGCGGCAAGGGCTTCAAGAAGCTGGTCCATGTGCGCAACCACCTGCGGACGCACACGGGCGAGAGGCCCTTCCAGTGCCACTCGTGTGGCAAGACCTTTGCTTCCCTGGCCAACCTCAGCCGCCACCAGCTGACACATACGGGTGTACGGCCCTACCAGTGCTTGGACTGCGGCAAGCGCTTCACACAGAGCTCCAACCTGCAGCAGCATCGGAGGCTGCACCTGCGGCCCGTGGCCTTTGCAcgcgccccccgcctccccatcACTGGCCTGTACAACAAGAGCCCCTACTACTGCGGGACATGCGGCCGCTGGTTCCATGCCCTGGCCGGCCTGCGACTGCACCAGCGGGTCCATGCCCGAGCCAGGGCCGTGACCCTGCCGCCGCCCCGAtcgccacccccagccccgcccccaccccctgagCCTCAGCAGACCATCATGTGCACCGAGCTTGGGGAGACCATCGCCATCATCGAGACGTCCCAGCCACTGGCACTTGAGGACACGCTGCAGCTGTGCCAGGCTGCGCTGGGGGCCAGTGAGGCGAGCGGGCTGTTGCAGTTGGACACGGCCTTTGTGTGA